The DNA sequence CCAGCCGTTTGCGCGGGAAAGCGTGAACAGCAGGCCGCCAACAAAGGCATCGCCTGCTCCGGTGGTATCGACGACGTCAACGCGCGGAGCAGGAAAAAGGGACTCCCCCTCGGCGGTAATGAGCAGCGCGCCATCGGCACCCAGAGAAATAATGGTGGTCTCACAGCCAAGATCGCGCAGGTAATAACGCGCATCCTGCCAGCGGCTGGCGCCGCTCAGCTGACACAGCTCATCTGCTGAGACTTTGCAGATAGAGGCAAGCGCGGCAGAGCGGGCTATCAGATCAGGGATCTCCGTCGCGTCGCGCCACATCTTGCTGCGTAAGTTGACGTCAAAAAGAACGTAGCCGCCGGCCTCACGCATGCGTCTCGCCCCTTCAAGGCACGCCTCGCGGGCGGGGCTGTCGGTGAGGCCTATCGAACTAAAGTAAAACCATTCGTGTTTTCTGAACGGCGGTAGATCCTGCGGCGAAACGTAGGTATCGGCTCCCGGATGCACCAGATAGGTAAAGCTGCGCTCCCCGTCAGCCGTCAGATTGACGATCAGCACCGCGCTGGTCAGGCTCGCGTCCAGCCTTAGAAATGAGACATCTACGCCATTGTCCTGGAATACCTGGCGCAGAAAACGCCCGGCATCATCGTCGCCAAGACAGCCGATAAAACCGCATTCTCCGCCCAGCCTGGCCACGCACACTCCCACGTTGGCCGATGCTCCACCGGGACATTTCAGGTAGCTATTTTGTTTTTCCGGCACCAGGTCAACGGAAGCGTCACCGATAACCCAAACTTTATTAATGGTGTCCATTTGCGCCTCCTTATGCCTTTTTCTGCGCAAGGGCGAGCTGAATATCACGGTAATACTCGTTATTAATCAGATATTTTTTCATTAGCAGCCCCACCGCAAGGTGGAACAGGGCAGGAATGAGCGTCATCATCAGCGCAATGCCGGTGAGAGAACGTGCGCTCTGTTCAACATCGGCCTGATAGCCAAAGTGACTCAGCAGAAATCCAAGAATGCCTCCCGCGATGCCCATACCAAACTTCTGGAAGAAGAGGATGCCGCCAAACGCGAGTCCGGAAACGCGCAGCCCGGTTTTCTTTTCTCCGTAATCTACCGCTTCAGCGATAGAAGACCAGAACACCGGCATTTGCATATCGCAGAAGAAATTAATAAGAAAATAGAACGCAAACGCCAGGACAAGGTTTTCACGCCCGACGGAGAAATACATCAGCGCGCTCAGGATAAAAGTAATAATCTGGGTGTAGCGGAACATCTTAATTTTATCCCAGAACTTGGTTATCCATGTGGTGGCGATCATCGCCAGAATAGAAGCGATGACGCCGGTGGTCAGGAAGGGTGAAATCAGGCTATCGCCACCGTTCAGATAATACTTAGCATAATAAGCCGCGACGGAACCGCGAATAACATAACCGCACATCAACAGTAAAATAACAACGCCGAGAATAATCCACTGATCGTTACGTAACAGATACTTAAACTGCTTCCCCACCGAGAGCGAGGTAATTTCTGGCTCGCTGCGTTCACGCGTGGTGAGAAAACAGAAGATAAACAACACGGCGCCCATCGCGCCCATCAGACCCATTGAAAACTGGTAGCCCAGCGCCTTGTTGCCCTGCCCCAACCAGACGGCGAGCATCGGCACAACGATAGTCACCAGAAAAGCGGCAATCTTAGTCATCACAAAGCGATAGCCGTTTGCGCTTAAGCGCTCGACGGGGTCGCTGGTGATTACGCCAATCATCGAAATATAAGGAATGGTTATCGCGGTATAGACCAGGGTCATCAGAATATAGGTGCCATAGGCCCATGCCAGCTTGGCCATATAAGCCATATCAGGCGTGATAAACATCAAATAAACGGCGAAGCCAAAAGGGATTGCAAACCACAGCAGCCACGGGCGATAACGTCCCCAGCGCGTATTCAGCTTATCGGTAAGAACGCCCATGGCCGGATCGATAATCGCATCGATCATCCGCACAACCACGAACAGTACGCCAACATCAGCGGCGCTCAGGCCGTAGATATCGGTATAGAAATAGGCGAGCAGCAGCTGCATGGCGATAATCACAACGTTTATCGCCATGTCCCCTGCGCCGAAGCCGATCTTTTCCACAATAGAAAGTTTCATGTTGATATTCCTTTACGCTTAACAGCGCAAATAGGGTGAACAATTAATGATGTCACTACATGAAATAAAAACGTTTTTATATATAAGCCGCCGCCAGAAAATTTATGGAGGCGATGAAGAGAGTGTAACGACTGACAAAAAGATATAAAGGTATACCTTTATATCTTTTGATCGGTTTCACATATTTTTTTGTACGCAACCCGGTCCCGGCTTTAAACCGGGATAAGAATCAATAAGATAATAAATGGGAGGCGCGTGTAGAAAATTAACGGGATGCCAGAATGGCGCAGCTATGGTCCTGAATCTCTTCCGCCGATGCCCGATTGAGGGTCAGCAGGTTACGCTCGGTCGCCAGCAGCACCAACGAGCCATCGCTCTGCTTCGCCATCGCCAGCGCAAAACGACCCATATGCTCGCGCGCTTCCGGCACCTCTTCAGCGAGCATCAGGAACGGGCTGCGCTGCGCCAGCTCCGTTTCGGTTACGCGGCGGGCCAGATATTCGTGGCCCATGAGCCCACCGGGCAGCGGCAACCAGCGGCTGCTGATGGCGGCGGCTTCGTTATCCAGCTGCTTACGAACATCGGGCCGCAGGCAGGAGATATGAATATGGAAATGATTTTGCGTGCGTCCGCTGCGCGAGTTGATGGCCAGCGAGACCGCGTCATCCGCCACGGTGGAGCCATGCTGCTGGCTCATGATGGCGCGCCCCTGCCAGGCCTGCCAGAAGAAGTCAGGCGTCTGAGGCTCCAGCAGCAGCGGGCTTTCGGTACCGTTAATGCGGTAAGTCGGCATCAGCAGATACTGCAGCGGACCATTGCGGTCTTTAAACAGCACATAGCCGCCCTTAAGGTTCACTTCCGCACAGGGCGCGGGATTGTGATTCTGCTGTTGATTGGGAACGCACTGTTGCAGAACAATTTTACGCAACGCGTCGCGGTTGCCGGAATGAAGCCAGTAGTAGCCGCCGGCGATCGCCGCCACAGCCGCCACCAGCAGCGCTAATAAAAGGTATTGTACTCTTCGCATTATTCCTTCCTGTCTCAGCCGGAAACGGAAGAGTAACGCAGTTTGATGACGAAATGAAAACAGGAAGAGGTACGGTGAGTTCCCCGGAGGCGGCGCTTAACGCGCCTTGTCCGGGCTACCAGTCCGCAGACGGCTGGAAACCTGTAGCCCCGCTCAGCGCAGCGCGAGCGGGGATAAAGGAGAGGCGATTTAACGCTGGTTAATCTGGTCGAAAGTTCCACCGTTAGAGAAGTGCTCTTTCTGCGCCTTAGTCCAGCCGCCAAACACGTCATCGATGGTGAACAGCTTCAGTTTCGGGAACTCATCCGCGTATTTTTTCGCGATTTCAGGATCGCGCGGACGATAGAAGTTCTTCGCCGCAATCTCCTGGCCTTCCGGCGAGTAGAGATACTTCAGGTACGCTTCCGCGACCTGACGGGTCCCCTTTTTATCGACCACTTTATCAACCACGGAAACGGTCGGCTCGGCCAGAATTGATTCGCTCGGGGTCACGATTTCGAACTTATCTTTACCCAGCTCATTGGTCGCCAGCAGGGCTTCGTTTTCCCAGGCGATCAGCACATCGCCAATTCCGCGTTCTACAAAGGTGTTGGTGGCGCCACGGGCGCCGGAATCCAGCACTTCAACGTTCTTAAACAGCGCCTTCACGAACTCCTGGGCCTTGGCCTGGTCGCCGTTGTTCTGATGCAGAGCGTAGCCCCAGGCCGCCAGATAATTCCAGCGCGCGCCGCCAGAGCTTTTCGGGTTCGGGGTAATCACCGACACACCGGGTTTAACCAGATCATTCCAGTCATGAATCTGCTTCGGGTTGCCTTTGCGCACGAGGAACACGATAGTTGAGGTATACGGCGCGGAGTTATCCGGCAGACGCTTCAGCCAGTTTTTGTCGATTCGGCCACGCTCGGCAATCGCATCGACGTCATAAGCCAGCGCCAGGGTGACCACATCGGCTTCAATGCCGTTGATTACCGAAGTCGCCTGTTTACCGGATCCGCCGTGTGACTGACGAATCACCACATTGTCGCCGGTTTCTTGCTTCCAGTGCGCGCTAAACGCTTTGTTGTACTGTTCGTACAGCTCGCGCGTCGGATCGTAAGAAACGTTTAATAGCTGAATGTCTTTTGCCAGAACGCTGGCGGATGCCAGCAACAGAGTTAACCCCACGCCCCACTTATTCATCGCACCGCTCTCTTTAATGTCATGTTGTGATGGATTAAGCGTGCCAGAAAGCGAACCAATGATTAAAGAATAAAAAAAGATTGGCTATAACTTGTGAGTATATATAACGGGGGGAGTTTGCCCCCTCCCGGAAGGGAGAGAGCGGGAAGCTTTAGACTTCTTCCATGAAGCTTTAGACTTCTTCCATGCGGCCCAACAGCGCCTGCAGACGATCCTGCCAGCCCTGCTGCTGTTCTTTCAGCTGACCGTTTTCACGCTCAAGCTCTTCACGGCTATGCTGGGCGCTCTGTACTTCCTGCGCCAGCGTGTTGTTCTTTTCTTTCAGCTCTTCGATTTCCATCTGTAACAGAGTGATGGTATCAATCGCCTGCTGAACTTTAGATTCTAATTTCTCAAAAACTTCTAATGACATCGTCATACCTCTCCTGAACTTGCAAGGCGTTGATAGAAACCGTCCGTTTCGTATACGCGTGACGCCTTAACGAAAATTAGCGCACTACAGTGGTGATGTAGTCGATTGTATGAAGCCCCGCCGCCCCTGTCCAGCGACAACCCGCGTAGATTGCGGTTTGCAACACTTTTCAGCCTTTACCTGGTCCGTTCGCCGCTTTTACCCGGTACTTTTTCGTAATTGTTAATCCACGCGTTAAAAAAATGAGCGGTGAAACGCTCCCGCAAATGACCAAAAACGCGTTTATTACGCGAAAACGCTCATTTTCTTGACGCAGTACACACATTTTAATTTCGATATTTCTCGTTTTTGTTCGTTAACGATAAATTAACACTATGCCTACATGGCAGCGTGGTCGCCTGCGACCTTCACACATACAATAATCATCATTACGCTTCAGGATTCGATTATGAGCCAAACATCAACACTAAAAGGCCAGTGCATCGCAGAGTTCCTCGGTACCGGGTTGTTGATCTTTTTCGGCGTTGGGTGCGTCGCTGCGCTCAAGGTCGCGGGAGCCAGCTTCGGTCAATGGGAAATCAGCATTATCTGGGGCCTGGGCGTCGCTATGGCGATTTACCTGACCGCAGGGGTTTCCGGTGCGCACCTTAACCCGGCGGTTACCATAGCATTATGGCTGTTCGCCTGCTTCGACGGTCGTAAAGTTGTTCCTTTTATTATTGCGCAATTCGCTGGCGCCTTTTGCGCTGCGGCTTTAGTTTACGGGCTTTATTACAATCTTTTCTTCGATTTCGAACATACCCACAATATGGTGCGCGGTAGCGTCGAAAGTCTTGAGCTGGCAGGTATTTTCTCTACTTACCCGAACCCACATATCAATTTTGTGCAGGCCTTCGCGGTAGAAATGGTGATTACCGCTATCCTGATGGGCGTCATTCTGGCGCTGACCGACGATGGCAACGGTGTGCCGCGTGGCCCGCTGGCGCCGCTGCTGATTGGTCTACTGATCGCCGTTATCGGCGCATCTATGGGCCCGCTGACCGGCTTTGCCATGAACCCGGCGCGTGATATCGGACCTAAAGCCTTTGCCTGGCTGGCAGGCTGGGGCGACGTCGCCTTTACCGGCGGCAAAGATATTCCTTATTTCCTGGTGCCGCTGTGTGCGCCAATCGTCGGTGCTGCGCTGGGCGCATTCTGCTACCGCAAGCTGATTGGCCGCCACCTGCCTTGCGACATCTGCGTTGTCGAAGAGAAAGAGGCGTCATCCCCCTCTTCGACGCAACACAAAGCTTCGCTGTAATTTGACTACGGGACTCATCCTATGACCGACAAAAAATATATCGTAGCGCTCGACCAGGGCACCACCAGTTCCCGCGCCGTTGTAATGGATCACGATGCCAATATCATCAGCGTCTCTCAGCGAGAATTCGAACAAATTTATCCGCGTCCGGGCTGGGTTGAGCATGACCCGATGGAGATCTGGGCATCGCAAAGCTCCACGCTGGTCGAAGTGCTGGCGAAAGCCGATATCAGCTCCGATGAAATCGCGGCAATCGGCATCACCAACCAACGTGAAACCGCCATCGTGTGGGAGCGGGAAACCGGTAAGCCGATTTACAACGCCATCGTCTGGCAGTGCCGCCGTACCGCCGAGATCTGCGAGCAGCTCAAGCGCGACGGCATGGAAGAGTACATTCGTAAGGCCACCGGCCTCGTCGTTGACCCGTACTTCTCCGGTACGAAAGTGAAGTGGATCCTTGACCACGTTGAAGGCGCGCGTGAACGCGCTAAACGCGGCGAGCTGCTGTTCGGCACCGTTGATACCTGGCTTATCTGGAAAATGACCCAGGGACGCGTTCACGTTACCGACTATACCAACGCCTCGCGTACCATGCTGTTCAATATCCACGAGCTGGACTGGGATGACAAAATGCTCGACGCGCTGGATATCCCGCGCGCCATGCTGCCGGAAGTACGTAAATCTTCCGAAGTGTACGGCCAGACCAACATCGGCGGTAAAGGCGGTACCCGTATTCCGATCGCCGGCATCGCGGGCGACCAGCAGGCGGCGCTGTTTGGCCAGCTGTGCGTCAAAGAGGGTATGGCGAAAAACACCTACGGTACCGGCTGCTTTATGCTGATGAATACCGGCGAGAAAGCGGTGGCGTCAACCCACGGCCTGCTGACGACTATCGCCTGCGGTCCGCGCGGCGAAGTAAACTATGCGCTGGAAGGCGCGGTGTTTATGGCTGGCGCCTCCATCCAGTGGCTGCGCGATGAGATGAAGTTAATTAGCGACGCGTTCGACTCCGAATATTTCGCCACTAAAGTGAAGGATACCAACGGCGTGTACGTGGTTCCGGCGTTTACCGGCCTTGGCGCGCCTTACTGGGATCCGTATGCCCGCGGCGCAATCTTCGGCCTGACCCGCGGCGTGAACTCCAACCATATTATTCGCGCCACTCTGGAGTCGATTGCCTATCAGACCCGCGATGTGCTGGAAGCGATGCAGGCTGACTCCGGGATCCGTCTGCACGCCCTGCGCGTTGACGGCGGCGCGGTAGCCAACAACTTCCTGATGCAGTTCCAGTCCGATATTCTCGGCACCCGCGTGGAGCGCCCGGAAGTGCGCGAAGTCACCGCGCTGGGCGCGGCCTATCTGGCCGGTCTGGCAGTGGGCTTCTGGCAGAATCTGGATGAGCTACAGGAGAAAGCGGTTATCGAGCGTGAATTCCGTCCGGGAATTGAAACCACCGAGCGTAACTATCGCTACAGCGGCTGGAAAAAAGCGGTGAAACGCGCGCTGGCGTGGGAAGAGCACGACGAGGCGTAAGATTGTGGAGGTATTCCCGGCTTGCGGCGTAAACGCCTTAGCCGGGCTACAGCCCGCAGACCGCACAACCCCGTAGCCCGGCGAAGCGCAGCGCAAGCCGGGGAGAAGCCGCGCCGATGCATGAATCCCGGGGTATCCCCGGGTTGCGGCGTACACGCCTTACCCGGGCGACAAAACCCCAAACAGCACGGACCTGTAGCCCCGATAAGCGCAGCGCCACCGGGGGATTTTCCGGAGATATGCACCGCCTCCGGTTTTTATGAGCCAAACACCGGCAGCAGCATATACAGTTTAATCACCAGCGCGTTGACGATATCGATAAAGAATGCGCCCACCATCGGTACCACCAGAAACGCCATGTGCGACGGACCAAAACGGTCGGTAATCGCCTGCATATTGGCGATCGCCGTTGGCGTCGCGCCAAGTCCGAAACCACAGTGTCCGGCGGCCAGCACCGCGGCATCGTAGTTTTTACCCATCATCCGGTAGGTCACAAACACCGCATACAGCGCCATCGCTACCGTCTGCACAGCCAGAATCGCAATCATCGGCAGCGCCAGCGACGCCAGCTCCCACAGCTTCAGGCTCATCAGCGCCATCGCCAGGAACAGCGACAGGCTGACGTTACCCAGCACCGACACCGCGCGATCGAACACGCGATACAGCCCCAGCGCCGACAGACTGTTACTCAGGATCACGCCGATAAACAGTACACAAACGAAGGTGGGCAGCTCGAACACGGTTCCCGCTAGCAGTTGCGCAACGACCTTACCTACGGTCAAACAGATAGCGATCAGCGCGATGCTCTCAATCAGCACCAGGGAAGTGATCATGCGCCCCATATCAGGCTTCTCAAACGCGGTGGGCGCGAGCTGATCGTCCGGCGTACCGTCCGGTGAAGAAGAGTGCTTAACCAGATAACGCGCCACTGGCCCGCCGATCAGGCCGCCAAGAACGAGACCGAAGGTTGCGCAAGCCATTGCCACTTCGGTGGCGTTGGCGAATCCATAACGCTCAACAAACAATTTGCTCCACGCCGCGCCGGTACCGTGGCCACCGGACAGGGTAATCGAACCGGCCAGCAGCCCCATCAGCGGATCGAGGCCCAGCAGCTTCGCCATGCCGATACCGAGGGCGTTTTGCAGCAGCAGCAGCCCCACCACCACAATCAGGAACGTCCCCACCACTTTTCCTCCGGAGCGCAGGCTGGCGAGGTTAGCGTTCAGGCCGATGGTGGCGAAGAATGCCAGCATCAGCGGATCTTTCAGGCTCATATCGAAATCAATTTCGATATCCATGCTTTTCTTTAATACCAGCAGCGCCAGCGCCACCAGCAGGCCGCCCGCAACGGGCTCAGGAATGGTGTATTTCTTCAGGAAAGGGACGGTTTGAACGAGTTTTCTACCCAGTAGCAACACTAGAGTTGCGGCAACGAGCGTCGATAAGGTATCGAGATGAAACATAAAAAAAGAGCTCCTTATAGGCGCATGATCCATTCACACGCGACGATATTTCCCGGTGTCGATTGCTTCTCATCATGAGTAATCGGGAAGGGATTTTAAGCAGAAGTGCGGAAAAAAGGACAGGAAAAGATATTTTGTAGGGATATTGATGCGATCAAGCATACAAAATGTTAATAAATATTTGACGCTTATTCCCAGTATAAATATTTGTCGCCAAAGAGTGGCAAACGTTTGCTTTTGGTCTACAGTCCGATAAAATCCCCGCTTTGCCACCTTTGGGATTGTTGTGATGTCCGTTAACACCGCAGAGTCAGAAAATGCGCAACCGGTTGCGCATAAGCAAACCAGCGAATTAATCTACCGCCTTGAAGACCGCCCGCCGCTACCGCAGACCTTGTTCGCCGCCTTCCAGCACCTGCTGGCGATGTTTGTCGCGGTCATCACCCCGGCGTTATTAATCTGCCAGGCGCTGGGCCTTCCGGCTCAGGATACGCAACATATCATCAGCATGTCTCTGTTCGCTTCCGGTGTGGCATCCATTATTCAAATCAAAGCCTGGGGTCCGGTCGGCTCAGGTCTGCTCTCAATTCAGGGCACCAGCTTTAACTTCGTCGCGCCGCTGATTATGGGCGGTACCGCGCTGAAAACCGGCGGTGCCGACGTCCCAACCATGATGGCCGCGCTGTTCGGCACCCTGATGCTGGCCAGCTGTACGGAGATGGTTCTCTCCCGCGTCCTGCATCTCGCCCGCCGCATTATTACTCCGCTGGTATCCGGCGTGGTGGTGATGATTATCGGCCTGTCGCTAATTCAGGTCGGCCTGACCTCTATCGGCGGCGGCTATGCGGCGATGGCTGACAACACCTTCGGCGCGCCGAAAAACTTGCTGTTGGCCGGTATCGTGCTGGGGCTGATTATTATCCTTAACCGTCAGCGCAATCCGTATCTGCGTATCGCTTCGCTGGTTATCGCCATGGCGGCCGGCTACCTGGCGGCATGGTTGCTGGATATGCTGCCGGCCAATACCGCCCCGACGGAAAGCAGCCTGATAATGGTACCCACGCCGCTTTACTACGGACTGGGCATCGACTGGAACCTGCTGCTGCCGTTGATGCTGGTCTTTATGATTACCTCACTGGAAACTATCGGCGATATTACCGCCACCTCTGACGTCTCCGAGCAGCCGGTTTCCGGCCCGCTATATATGAAGCGTCTGAAGGGCGGCGTGCTGGCTAACGGCCTGAACTCATTTGTCTCGGCGGTATTCAACACCTTCCCGAACTCCTGCTTCGGCCAGAACAACGGCGTGATTCAGCTGACCGGCGTCGCCAGCCGCTATGTTGGTTTTATCGTGGCGCTGATGCTGATCGTGCTCGGCCTGTTCCCGGCGGTGAGCGGCTTCGTGCAGCATATTCCTGAGCCGGTGCTCGGCGGCGCGACGCTGGTGATGTTTGGCACCATCGCCGCTTCCGGCGTGCGCATTGTCTCCCGCGAGCCGCTGAACCGCCGCGCGATCCTGATTATCGCCCTGTCGCTGGCCGTTGGTCTTGGCGTTTCCCAGCAGCCGCTGATCCTGCAGTTCGCTCCTGACTGGCTGAAGAATCTGCTCTCCTCCGGTATCGCCGCTGGCGGTATCACGGCGATTGTCCTGAATCTGATTTTCCCGCCAGAGAAAAACTGATCGCCGCTTACGCTCCGGCCGCACGATGCTGGCCGGAGCATCAGTCTCATCAACCTCACATCATCTCATTACACAATTCCTGTCTTGAGGATTGCGCATAATTCGGGCATAACAGCCCTATGTGCCTCGCTCAGGATCGAAGACCATGAAATTTCTCAGAAAGCTGATTCTCTGGCTGCTGATTGCCCTGCTGGTAGT is a window from the Klebsiella oxytoca genome containing:
- a CDS encoding aminoimidazole riboside kinase, which produces MDTINKVWVIGDASVDLVPEKQNSYLKCPGGASANVGVCVARLGGECGFIGCLGDDDAGRFLRQVFQDNGVDVSFLRLDASLTSAVLIVNLTADGERSFTYLVHPGADTYVSPQDLPPFRKHEWFYFSSIGLTDSPAREACLEGARRMREAGGYVLFDVNLRSKMWRDATEIPDLIARSAALASICKVSADELCQLSGASRWQDARYYLRDLGCETTIISLGADGALLITAEGESLFPAPRVDVVDTTGAGDAFVGGLLFTLSRANGWSHDLLAEAIGNANACGAMAVTAKGAMTALPFPDQLNTFLASHSLAQAMTMK
- a CDS encoding MFS transporter, yielding MKLSIVEKIGFGAGDMAINVVIIAMQLLLAYFYTDIYGLSAADVGVLFVVVRMIDAIIDPAMGVLTDKLNTRWGRYRPWLLWFAIPFGFAVYLMFITPDMAYMAKLAWAYGTYILMTLVYTAITIPYISMIGVITSDPVERLSANGYRFVMTKIAAFLVTIVVPMLAVWLGQGNKALGYQFSMGLMGAMGAVLFIFCFLTTRERSEPEITSLSVGKQFKYLLRNDQWIILGVVILLLMCGYVIRGSVAAYYAKYYLNGGDSLISPFLTTGVIASILAMIATTWITKFWDKIKMFRYTQIITFILSALMYFSVGRENLVLAFAFYFLINFFCDMQMPVFWSSIAEAVDYGEKKTGLRVSGLAFGGILFFQKFGMGIAGGILGFLLSHFGYQADVEQSARSLTGIALMMTLIPALFHLAVGLLMKKYLINNEYYRDIQLALAQKKA
- a CDS encoding CDP-diacylglycerol diphosphatase → MRRVQYLLLALLVAAVAAIAGGYYWLHSGNRDALRKIVLQQCVPNQQQNHNPAPCAEVNLKGGYVLFKDRNGPLQYLLMPTYRINGTESPLLLEPQTPDFFWQAWQGRAIMSQQHGSTVADDAVSLAINSRSGRTQNHFHIHISCLRPDVRKQLDNEAAAISSRWLPLPGGLMGHEYLARRVTETELAQRSPFLMLAEEVPEAREHMGRFALAMAKQSDGSLVLLATERNLLTLNRASAEEIQDHSCAILASR
- a CDS encoding sulfate ABC transporter substrate-binding protein, encoding MNKWGVGLTLLLASASVLAKDIQLLNVSYDPTRELYEQYNKAFSAHWKQETGDNVVIRQSHGGSGKQATSVINGIEADVVTLALAYDVDAIAERGRIDKNWLKRLPDNSAPYTSTIVFLVRKGNPKQIHDWNDLVKPGVSVITPNPKSSGGARWNYLAAWGYALHQNNGDQAKAQEFVKALFKNVEVLDSGARGATNTFVERGIGDVLIAWENEALLATNELGKDKFEIVTPSESILAEPTVSVVDKVVDKKGTRQVAEAYLKYLYSPEGQEIAAKNFYRPRDPEIAKKYADEFPKLKLFTIDDVFGGWTKAQKEHFSNGGTFDQINQR
- the zapB gene encoding septal ring assembly protein ZapB codes for the protein MTMSLEVFEKLESKVQQAIDTITLLQMEIEELKEKNNTLAQEVQSAQHSREELERENGQLKEQQQGWQDRLQALLGRMEEV
- a CDS encoding MIP/aquaporin family protein — its product is MSQTSTLKGQCIAEFLGTGLLIFFGVGCVAALKVAGASFGQWEISIIWGLGVAMAIYLTAGVSGAHLNPAVTIALWLFACFDGRKVVPFIIAQFAGAFCAAALVYGLYYNLFFDFEHTHNMVRGSVESLELAGIFSTYPNPHINFVQAFAVEMVITAILMGVILALTDDGNGVPRGPLAPLLIGLLIAVIGASMGPLTGFAMNPARDIGPKAFAWLAGWGDVAFTGGKDIPYFLVPLCAPIVGAALGAFCYRKLIGRHLPCDICVVEEKEASSPSSTQHKASL
- the glpK gene encoding glycerol kinase GlpK, which codes for MTDKKYIVALDQGTTSSRAVVMDHDANIISVSQREFEQIYPRPGWVEHDPMEIWASQSSTLVEVLAKADISSDEIAAIGITNQRETAIVWERETGKPIYNAIVWQCRRTAEICEQLKRDGMEEYIRKATGLVVDPYFSGTKVKWILDHVEGARERAKRGELLFGTVDTWLIWKMTQGRVHVTDYTNASRTMLFNIHELDWDDKMLDALDIPRAMLPEVRKSSEVYGQTNIGGKGGTRIPIAGIAGDQQAALFGQLCVKEGMAKNTYGTGCFMLMNTGEKAVASTHGLLTTIACGPRGEVNYALEGAVFMAGASIQWLRDEMKLISDAFDSEYFATKVKDTNGVYVVPAFTGLGAPYWDPYARGAIFGLTRGVNSNHIIRATLESIAYQTRDVLEAMQADSGIRLHALRVDGGAVANNFLMQFQSDILGTRVERPEVREVTALGAAYLAGLAVGFWQNLDELQEKAVIEREFRPGIETTERNYRYSGWKKAVKRALAWEEHDEA
- the gltS gene encoding sodium/glutamate symporter; protein product: MFHLDTLSTLVAATLVLLLGRKLVQTVPFLKKYTIPEPVAGGLLVALALLVLKKSMDIEIDFDMSLKDPLMLAFFATIGLNANLASLRSGGKVVGTFLIVVVGLLLLQNALGIGMAKLLGLDPLMGLLAGSITLSGGHGTGAAWSKLFVERYGFANATEVAMACATFGLVLGGLIGGPVARYLVKHSSSPDGTPDDQLAPTAFEKPDMGRMITSLVLIESIALIAICLTVGKVVAQLLAGTVFELPTFVCVLFIGVILSNSLSALGLYRVFDRAVSVLGNVSLSLFLAMALMSLKLWELASLALPMIAILAVQTVAMALYAVFVTYRMMGKNYDAAVLAAGHCGFGLGATPTAIANMQAITDRFGPSHMAFLVVPMVGAFFIDIVNALVIKLYMLLPVFGS
- a CDS encoding nucleobase:cation symporter-2 family protein — protein: MSVNTAESENAQPVAHKQTSELIYRLEDRPPLPQTLFAAFQHLLAMFVAVITPALLICQALGLPAQDTQHIISMSLFASGVASIIQIKAWGPVGSGLLSIQGTSFNFVAPLIMGGTALKTGGADVPTMMAALFGTLMLASCTEMVLSRVLHLARRIITPLVSGVVVMIIGLSLIQVGLTSIGGGYAAMADNTFGAPKNLLLAGIVLGLIIILNRQRNPYLRIASLVIAMAAGYLAAWLLDMLPANTAPTESSLIMVPTPLYYGLGIDWNLLLPLMLVFMITSLETIGDITATSDVSEQPVSGPLYMKRLKGGVLANGLNSFVSAVFNTFPNSCFGQNNGVIQLTGVASRYVGFIVALMLIVLGLFPAVSGFVQHIPEPVLGGATLVMFGTIAASGVRIVSREPLNRRAILIIALSLAVGLGVSQQPLILQFAPDWLKNLLSSGIAAGGITAIVLNLIFPPEKN